A region of Etheostoma cragini isolate CJK2018 chromosome 2, CSU_Ecrag_1.0, whole genome shotgun sequence DNA encodes the following proteins:
- the LOC117954676 gene encoding lecithin retinol acyltransferase-like — protein MFLYQILNLFYVALQKEDDSKYDLSLYKRGDLLEVPRTLFTHFGIYLGDNRVAHLIPDILPVITKNKSAIAKMVTNNRLLLGVITKVASVRVDSLADFAYGSEILVNHMDKVCSQPPLDGDEVARRAEKLLGSVTYSLLWYNCEHYVMYCRYGMAISYQTYQFCTTVRKIVFSRMNAYLTALCGIGTMLYLGCVTSLTVLLTLLISFTIWMAA, from the exons ATGTTTCTTTACCAAATACTCAACTTGTTCTACGTAGCTTTGCAAAAAGAGGATGACTCCAAATATGACCTGTCCCTCTACAAGCGTGGTGATTTATTAGAAGTCCCCAGGACCTTATTCACACATTTTGGTATCTACTTGGGAGACAATCGTGTAGCTCATCTCATCCCGGACATCCTTCCTGTGATTACTAAGAATAAATCTGCAATTGCCAAGATGGTAACAAATAACCGCCTTCTGCTGGGGGTTATCACCAAGGTTGCCAGCGTCAGAGTGGACTCTTTGGCAGATTTTGCGTATGGCTCAGAGATTCTGGTCAACCACATGGACAAGGTGTGCAGCCAGCCTCCTTTGGATGGGGACGAGGTGGCCAGACGGGCTGAGAAACTCTTGGGCTCTGTCACCTACAGCTTACTGTGGTACAACTGTGAACACTATGTCATGTACTGCAGATATGGGATGGCCATCAGCTACCAGACGTACCAG ttctgCACAACTGTACGGAAGATTGTTTTCAGCAGGATGAATGCCTATTTGACTGCACTGTGTGGTATAGGAACCATGCTGTATCTGGGCTGTGTGACATCCCTGACAGTTTTACTGACCTTGCTCATCTCATTCACCATCTGGATGGCAGCCTAA
- the npy2r gene encoding neuropeptide Y receptor type 2, translating into MDSADQHNKSSNCCSTTDTVNDDNFLKLDDSTKLVGVRVILILAYCTIILLGVIGNSLVIYVVSKFKHLQTVNNFFIVNLAVADLLVNMLCLPFTLVNTLYGEWMFGKVLCFMLPFSQGLAVHVSTVTMNVIALDRHRSIVYHMETKMSKDMCAVVIAITWVVSALLASPLAIFREYGTFIIPPHQSIQVCAEHWPGSSANGSIYSISVILVQYGLPLAINCVAYISIWNKLKKHAVYGGRNDRHQHRKKTTKMLLTMVMVFAVSWLPLNAFQLAVDIDKTLLFMKDFKLLFTVFHIVAMCSTFVNPILYGWMNNNYRVAFLSVCKCYQPFSSQSRHSKSRETQKNEDKVCTDCKSTHV; encoded by the coding sequence ATGGATTCAGCAGACCAACACAACAAATCTTCCAACTGCTGCTCAACTACCGACACAGTGAATGATGACAACTTTTTGAAGCTGGATGACAGCACAAAGCTGGTTGGAGTTCGAGTTATTCTCATTCTTGCTTACTGCACAATCATATTGCTTGGAGTCATCGGAAACTCCTTGGTGATATACGTCGTCTCCAAGTTTAAACATCTACAGACGGTGAACAATTTCTTCATTGTAAACTTAGCTGTGGCAGACTTGCTGGTGAATATGCTATGTTTGCCTTTCACCCTTGTCAACACTCTGTACGGCGAGTGGATGTTTGGTAAGGTGTTGTGCTTCATGCTGCCCTTCTCTCAAGGCCTGGCTGTGCATGTGTCCACCGTCACCATGAATGTCATCGCCCTGGACCGCCACAGGAGCATTGTCTACCACATGGAGACCAAGATGTCCAAAGACATGTGCGCTGTGGTGATAGCCATCACATGGGTTGTCAGTGCGCTGCTGGCCAGCCCGCTTGCCATCTTCAGGGAGTATGGGACGTTCATCATCCCACCGCACCAGTCTATTCAGGTGTGTGCGGAGCATTGGCCGGGAAGCAGCGCAAATGGAAGCATCTACAGCATATCAGTCATTCTGGTTCAATATGGTTTACCTCTGGCCATCAACTGCGTTGCATACATCAGCATCTGGAATAAGCTGAAAAAGCATGCGGTTTACGGAGGTCGAAATGACCGCCATCAGCACAGGAAGAAGACCACTAAGATGTTGCTGACCATGGTCATGGTTTTTGCTGTCAGCTGGTTGCCTTTAAATGCGTTCCAGTTGGCTGTTGATATTGACAAGACGTTGCTGTTTATGAAGGATTTCAAGCTGCTTTTCACGGTGTTCCACATTGTCGCAATGTGCTCAACGTTTGTCAATCCCATCCTGTACGGGTGGATGAACAATAACTACAGGGTGGCCTTTCTGTCCGTGTGTAAGTGTTACCAGCCTTTTAGTTCGCAATCAAGACACTCCAAaagcagagagacacaaaaaaatgaagacaaggTTTGTACAGATTGCAAATCAACACATGTCTAA
- the LOC117954649 gene encoding PDZ and LIM domain protein 3-like → MALSVVLDGPAPWGFRLTGGKDFNQPLTISRVTPGSKAAIANLCAGDVILAIEGVPATDMLHCEAQNKIKEARNQLGLTVERNDSRLWSPRAVEDGKVHPFKINLEAEHQEYKPIGIAHNWKAQPFVAAANIDDTHQVVSSAYNTPIGLYSSGNIQDAMEGQIRGLVLPKPESHKTLTSIKDSDVYQMLQNDQEEPQEPRQSGSFRALQEFIDSDGTRPIVTRTVKAPTTRPTPPTGNLQKLPVCDKCGNGIVGTVVKARDKYRHPGCFVCSDCEVNLKQKGYFFVEGQLYCETHARSRMRPPEGHDLITTFPSA, encoded by the exons GTCACCCCCGGCAGTAAAGCCGCTATTGCCAACTTGTGTGCCGGTGACGTCATCCTGGCCATCGAGGGAGTCCCAGCCACAGACATGCTGCACTGTGAAGCCCAAAACAAGATAAAAGAGGCCAGGAACCAGCTCGGTCTTACTGTCGAAAG GAATGACTCAAGACTGTGGTCCCCACGAGCTGTGGAGGATGGAAAAGTTCACCCATTTAAAATCAACCTGGAAGCAGAACACCAG GAATATAAACCTATTGGCATTGCTCACAACTGGAAAGCTCAGCCGTTTGTTGCAGCAGCGAACATCGATGACACGCATCAGGTGGTCAGTTCTGCTTACAACACCCCCATAGGCCTCTACTCGTCAGGCAACATCCAGGACGCCATGGAGGGCCAGATCCGAGGCCTGGTTCTGCCCAAGCCAGAGAG cCACAAGACTTTGACCAGTATCAAGGATTCTGACGTGTACCAGATGTTACAGAACGACCAGGAGGAGCCCCAGGAGCCTCGGCAGTCTGGCTCCTTCAGAGCCCTGCAGGAATTTATTGACAGTGATG GCACTCGTCCCATTGTGACCAGAACCGTGAAAGCTCCCACAACCAGGCCAACTCCGCCCACAGGAAACCTGCAGAAACTGCCCGTGTGCGACAAGTGTGGGAATGGGATTGT CGGGACGGTGGTGAAAGCACGAGACAAATATCGTCACCCTGGTTGCTTTGTGTGCTCCGACTGTGAAGTCAACCTCAAACAGAAGGGCTATTTCTTTGTAGAGGGGCAGCTGTACTGTGAGACTCACGCTCGCTCTAGAATGAGACCACCGGAGGGACATGACCTCATCACAACTTTCCCTTCTGCATAG